The sequence ATATacttgtgaccctggaccacataaATAGTCTTATTTTAGGATATTGTAGGAAAATTGATTAGTGAATATTTGTCTTTTTGAAGCTTGACAGATGTGCTCGCTATTACCTGTCATTCTATAAAGTCAAAACACAAGGCTTTTCAAAAACACTTCATTTTTATGTGGCCATACAAATCATAACAGCATGCTGAATTTCACATGACATAATACAAATCCTTTGTGGGTCACCCATTCCTCAAATATTCATAACCAGACGTACTTCAAAAACCCACAGTtagaaaaatgcaaatatatgaaATTGTGTTGCCTATTTTTTTATGTGCTTCTTTTTGTTCATTCCATTCATTTGCTATTTTTTCCTCCCACCAAGAGTTGCATGAAAGCGCAGGTCATCATCATCGGCAGCACCAGCACTGAACTCCTAACATGCATGAGCATCAGTCACAGAGCATGCTTGAGCTCAGCAGAGAGTGTGTGCACGTGTTCAGTATCTAACTGCTTCTGTCCTCCTCTGGGTTTTGTGTAGGTGGCAGTGCCCGCATGACTCAGTTCTTCCGGGGAAACCTGGCTGGACTCATGATCCGCTCTGGAAAACTGGAGAACAAGAAGGTGATCGACTGCCTGTACACCTGCAAGGAGGGGCTCGACGTGCAGCTTCCAGAAGAAGTGGCCTCTGCTGTCAAGGTGAGTGTTTGTGAATGGTGATCGAAACACAataaacagttaaagtcagaattaatagccctcctgaatttttagcccccagtatattttttcccctaatttctgttttaacggagagaatatttttttcaacacatttctaaacataacagttttaatcattcatttctgataactgtttcttttatctttgtcatgatgacagtaaatagtcttttcctagatatttttcaagatactagtattgagcttaaagtgcaatttaaagggttaactaggttaattaggcaagttatggtaattaggcaagtcattgtataacagtggtttgttctgtagatcaggggttttcaacctttttCACTACAGGGCCCATTTCTGCCTCTGATAAATTTTAATGTGCATTATATCTAAATGTTTATTTCCTTTAaaaaccttatatatatatatgtgtatatgtgtatatatgtatatatgtgtgtaatgatgatgtatatatatatatatatatatatatatatatatatacatatatatatatatatataatatatactatatacacatatatatacatatacactatatatatattatatatatatatatatatatatatatatatattatatatatatatatatatatatatatatattatataatatatatatgtatatgtgtgcgtgtgtgtgtgtgtgtgcaaaaaaaatacatatatgtgtatgtatatgtgtatgtatgtatgtatgtatgtgtatatatatatatatatatatatattcatacacaccacacacacacacacaacccacacacacacacatatatatatatatatatatatatatatatatatatatatatatatatatatatatatatatatgtgttgtgtgtgtgtggtatgtgtataaatatgaatatatatatatatacacacacacacacacacacacacacacacacacacacacacatatatatataagttaacaaaatttgaaaataatatactgtaagactggggtcaccaatctcgttcctggaggtccggtgccaagtttggtgatccctgctgtAGGACCTAATTCAAACTATtaagaaacattatttttgtttagtaattttagtacttaaacaaaaaacatttttttatttattaatattatattcagTTTATCCTCTAGTTAGTAACAATAAAAAACCTTGGGGTCCAacttaataaatgtttctttgtctGTGTCTCTCCAGGTGGAGTTTAACCCTAACCAGTCATCTCTGAGTCTAGAGGGAGACGACATTGAGAGCTTTGAGAAGGTCATGCAGCACATCTCCTACCTGAACTCCAGACAGTTCCCCACTCCAGGAATACGCCATCTCCGTGTCTCCACCACCGTCAAGTAAATTTACATTCCTTCACTTCATCCAAAATGTAGAAAGTGAATGTTAAGAACAAGCACACCAATGAATGCATCATGATTTACCTTTTTTAGATGCTTCAACGAGGAGACGTGTATCTCGGTGCCGGACTCTGAAGGCTATGTGATGGTTCTCCAGCCAGAGGAGCCAAAGATCAGCCTGAGTGGAATTGATCATTTTGCCCGTGGAGCAGCTGAATTTGAGAGCGTGGAGGGCGTCACGCTGTTCCCCGAGCTGCGCATCGTCAGCACCATCACACGAGAGGTGGAGGTGGAGGCCGAGACTGAGGCTGAAGGAGAGGATGATCCCACAGGTATGCTGGGAATTCCAGATTCACATACTGGAGGAAATGGAGAATCAAGGAGAGAAAATGTTGTAATAGAAAACAGATTGAGCTGGAGTTCAAGAGGAGTACTTAAAGGgccagtgaagtgctttgaatgtgcatttttttattcgatgtttaacGTAACCTCAAActaaaaatgaagagagggtgagACATAAAGTAGCTCTTCCCCtttaaataaacagccaatagtgtttcgtTTTTAtcgcagctctgccagtgagagtggttgagatcaaatgaaaagcaaatgagaagcgtcttgatgGGGGCTGGGCATATCAGATActggagagcatttgattggtcaagatttgatgagaaactgaaatatggGGTGacgtgaaaataaaaaaaatccttgatCCATTTAGAcaaaagtgacaaactgcaagctttggatgtttatatcagttttatattataAAGTGTCACTGTTTTTGGAGCGCACTAGAGTATCGTATGATATCGCTTAAAATGAAAAGACTGAAGCTAACAtctaaaattttcattttcatttcacgggacctttaagttTAATTAAAGAGAAGAAGTCTGTTACTATTTGACAAATTAGGCTGGATTGCAGTGTTGAGTGGTGACTTTTCTGCATATGCTgactaatttgtttattaatcaaTGATGGCAAATGAAAAACCCCATAGCATAATAGAAAAGTAGAAAATATAGTAGAAAATAGCCATTCTGACAAATTTACGcagacatatacagttgaagacgaaaatattagccctcctgtgaaatttttattgtgttcccaaatgctgtttaacagagaaatgacatttttcctgtaatatttttcttctggaatcttttttttgctttagtttGGCTTTAATGAAagaatattgtaaaacttaaaaaaaaaactgctaatggtcaatattattagctattATAGTAATTAAATAGGGCGTcacaatggcgcagtgggtagcacgatcacctcacagcaaaaaggtcgctggttcgagcctcggctgtgtcattggcatttctgtgtggagtttgtatgttctccccgtgttcgcatgagtttcctctgcgtgctctggtttccccttcACAAGTCCAAAAGACGTGGTAACGGTTGGAATTGGGTgagttaaattgtctgtagtgtaaatgtttgagtgagtgtgtatgcgtgtttcccagtgatggggttgcagctggaagggcatcccccgcgtaaacatatgctggataagttggcatttcattccgctgtgatgaccccagattaataaagggactaagccaaaaagaaaatgaatgaataaataattaaatatattatttattttagatatattttttattggttacagaacaaacctagttaaacctttaaataaagTATCTTGTAAAAACACTAGTAAAATGTGATTTACTGTcacaaaataaatagttattaaaaatcagttattaaaactattgtttaaaaataaccactctaataaaacttttaaaaataatgttctctgttaaacagcactgtCAATTTCACACAAAATAAGTTTGTCTTTTCCAACATAACACAtgcatgcatttaaacaaaaaaacatgatcGGCTACGAGTAATATTTCCTATTAGCAACAGGAGGAATAACTTAAAACAATAGttaaatttttcaatttatttacattttgatgtCCTCCGTGCAAGATTAATAAGTTCACTTAttctttaaaatttatatttttgacgAAACTCTGGTGTTGGCATCCAAATGAGTTATTATGATGAATTCTGGGACACATCAGAAAACAGACTGACTAGATTACTAGATAGACTGAAATCCCTCTGAAATCTGCCTGCTGTCCATCCAAGACCGGGGTGTCAAGTCAATTCCTGAGGGCCggagtcctgcagagtttagttccagcctgcttcaacacacctatctgtaggtatcaacaagcctaaagcactccaTTAGTTcgattaggtgtgtttaattaggttggaactaaactgtgcggaGCTGCGGCCTTCCAAGAACTGAGTTTAACACGTGATTTAAGACCAGCTAAGACCCACCTGGATGTCCAGCTCAAACCTAAAAATTCTATCATAACATATTTTAAAGTCAGTATGACATTTGTGCAAAGCAGGTAAGAAGGAACAGCATATTAAATGAAAATGCATATGATTAAACTGCTTCTGAAGTGATATTGTGAACGTTCATATTAGAGTAAGTGCCTAAAAAAACTGATGCCATCATCAGTCCATGTATGGATTCTGGGCTTAAATTTGTAGCTCATGCTTTAGGAAAAGATTTTCTCTCAGTTCATCGATAAGTTTAAGTGCATTGTAAGTATTTCCTACAGATACTCAGTCAATATTTGACATCAAATTGCATGGTGGACTCTTTCTGAACAAGACTAATGAAACGGAGACAGTCTGATCTAATGTACTGAcgattgtgttttgtttttggcaGTACAAGAGACGGTGGTTGTCTGAGGAGATCATGCACAACTTGGACACGTGTGAGGTGACTGTGGTGGGAGAGGATCTGAATGGAGATCATGAGAGTCTGGAGGTGGATCTGGCTCAGATTCAGCAGAGAGCTCTGGAGATGAGCTCCTCGAATGTGGGCATGGTCATCACAGGTGCTCCTCTACATCTACAGACTTATACTGTGTGGTTGTGCACTTCTGTTGGATTGGATTTGGGAGAACTGCTTCTAGTAGTTTAGATCTTATTGGCAACAATCAGTACTATACTATATCAGTACTAcaaacttaaagagatagtttacttTCTCTTATGAATTTCCTTCTggtgttgaacacaaagcaagatatttagaagaatgttggggaaCAAAATGCCATTGGCATCCATAAAATTACTCCATTTACTCTTATGAATTTCCTTCTggtgttgaacacaaagcaagatatttaGAAGAGTGTTAAGGAAAAAacaccattgacattcataaaaTTACTCCATTTACTCTTACGAAATTCTTTCtggtgttaaacacaaaacaagatatttagaaGTATGTGGGGCAAAAAACATCGTTGGCATCCATAAAATTACTCCATTTACTCTTATGAATTTCCTTCtggtgttgaacacaaaacaagatatttagaagaatgttggggaaaacaTCATTCACATTCATAAAATTACTCCATTTACTCTTATGAATTTCCTTCtggtgttgaacacaaaacatgatattcaGAAGAATGTTTAGGGAAAACGCTATTGGCATCCATAAAATTACTCCATTTACTCTTTTATTAATTGCTTTCTGGTGTTGAACTCAAAGCAAGATATTTAGAAGAGTGTTAAGGAAAAAacaccattgacattcataaaaTTGCTCCACTTACTCTTACGAATTTCTTTCTGGTGTTGAAGACAAAACAAggtatttagaagaatgttgggggaaaacaccattgacattcatagtaggaacaaaaagtactatagaagtcaatggctgttatTTGTCCAGCTTGCTTCAGAATATGTTGTTTTGTGTACTACAGACGAAAGAAACTGAAATATGTTTggaatgaatgatgacagaattttcatttttgggtgaactgtgcctttaagaacaGGTAGTAACAGTTTGCGTCTGTCCACAGGGGTAAACACCATGGCCAACTATGAACAGGTCCTGCATCTGATCCGCTACAGGAACTGGCACACAGAGGCTCTGTTTGACAGGGAAGTTTAAACTCGTCTGCTCTGAGCTCAACGGCCGCTACATCAGCAATGAATTCAAAGTCGAGGTATGGCTGACTTCACCCAGTACTCTTGTCATGACATATTTGTTACAGATATGGAATTACAcgaacacacaacacacacacacagacacacactaagGTTAAATGGAcactttcaaaatgtaaaaatgtgatttaataaTTGGAAATCTAGAGGACTAGAGGGGGGGCATTGCTCCTCCAGAATTACCTTTTGTCTACACAAAGAATATTTTCCAgtcaacaataaacaaataagaacTTACTTATTATACATTAAATCAAAGATCCtcaaagtagggcccgcaggccaacgTTGGCCTGTGgtgacctttgatttggcccaccatcccatatgaaaagagggagaatgatggggtgTTGGTTGAGGTAAATGCCATTTCAAATTTAACGTAACCTtcagtttctttgttttattgttgatctacaaaaaaagccaactgaaattaaatgattcatattaaatgttgtaaatgaatcagactttaaaGTGGAAATATTGTCACTTGatagatagaggacaatgcacaagacatctgtGAACAAGTCAAtgtaaaggcaggagcagcttgacttgtgtattcagcattgaacaccattgtgttataaatggaattatttatgtttttactataataagttcattacaaaatgttaaaaatgatactgtgttagttaatatgatttaatgatgtgatttttttcaaatattaccaaataaattaggaaattccCCTTGGGAAATTTATGGTAATATGGTTTGGTATAtatttggcccacagccctcaataagtttggtttttggcccttttggggaaaagtttgggcaccccctgCATTAAATAAAGATCTGCCACtacctaaaacaaacaaacaaacaaaaaattgttaaatCCTACAGAAATTAGCCAtgtaaataaagtttttttaaaatattttttttcatatttttcgagtgccttggacagattttttgctgtttgttctgatgaatcccttacccaaagagcaccgacacattatttaagctacccctgagcaatttttgtttgattttggtagTTTAATGcagtttaaataatattatatattttttatacaagtattataaaagtcatttaaaacagcatatttataaattatatatataaaacaggtgAATGTGAGAAGAAAAAAGCTTTTACACAAGACTATCAAAATAAGGCAAATAAGCAGACACACAAATTGATTCTGTAACAAGTACTGTATTGTAGTATGCAGCTGCCAGTCGTATGACAGTCTTGATCTTTTATGTAATCAGGTCAACGTGATCCCACACAGCCAACCCTATGGATCATGCCAACAACGCTATGGTGCAAGCCTCAGTTCATCAGCCAAGTCCAGCACGCTTCAGTGGACCTGTCTGGACACAACCTGGTCAACACACATCAGGCCTCAGGTACACCTTCTCTACCCCTGATCCATCTGTTCAGCTTCCCTCTGAGAGAAAGACGCTTCATTGACTGCTTCATCTCTCCTAGATTATTGCGCTAATCTCTCATTAA comes from Danio aesculapii chromosome 23, fDanAes4.1, whole genome shotgun sequence and encodes:
- the LOC130217494 gene encoding calsyntenin-1-like, yielding MTQFFRGNLAGLMIRSGKLENKKVIDCLYTCKEGLDVQLPEEVASAVKVEFNPNQSSLSLEGDDIESFEKVMQHISYLNSRQFPTPGIRHLRVSTTVKCFNEETCISVPDSEGYVMVLQPEEPKISLSGIDHFARGAAEFESVEGVTLFPELRIVSTITREVEVEAETEAEGEDDPTVQETVVV